A region of Anopheles merus strain MAF chromosome 2R, AmerM5.1, whole genome shotgun sequence DNA encodes the following proteins:
- the LOC121588959 gene encoding homeobox protein engrailed-2b — protein sequence MAASSCKSVAPLRQSDFSIEHILTRAGERYSKRRKLSNEVGGCRNCCSTNSSSSSSSSNSSPRSVHSEEGEGDDNDNGGRLRDEPGTEADEELDEEIDVGQSVMQHPGQEARFLPTAPSCGMPTFDWLYYTRYHPPKLPRPQKTGPVKRTPGRLPRVPFTPAQLSALEDAYKVSTYLSSEEANQLAYSLELTNTRVKIWFQNRRARDRREKREASLLTGGAAATFTSESHPTHCTLLPPLYATVGSTASGSRTGSHPSSPSSVEASAGGRQSRSPTTDRSY from the exons ATGGCGGCTTCGAGTTGCAAGAGTGTGGCGCCCTTGCGGCAGAGTGACTTCAGCATTGAACATATCCTTACGCGTGCTGGCGAACGGTACAGCAAGCGGCGCAAACTATCGAACGAAGTAGGCGGCTGTCGGAATTGTTGCTCCACtaacagcagtagcagcagcagcagcagcaacagcagcccaAGAAGTGTCCATAGTGAAGAGGGCGAAggtgatgataatgataatggtGGACGGTTGCGTGACGAACCCGGTACGGAGGCAGACGAGGAACTGGACGAAGAGATCGACGTGGGACAATCCGTGATGCAGCATCCTGGGCAGGAGGCTAGATTTTTACCGACGGCACCCAGTTGCGGTATGCCCACGTTCGATTGGCTCTACTACACACGGTATCATCCACCGAAGCTACCAC GTCCTCAGAAAACGGGTCCAGTCAAGCGAACGCCCGGACGTTTGCCGCGTGTACCGTTTACGCCTGCACAGCTGAGCGCCCTGGAGGACGCGTACAAAGTGTCCACCTACCTGAGCTCCGAGGAAGCGAACCAGCTCGCCTACAGTCTCGAGCTGACCAACACGCGGGTGAAAATTTGGTTCCAAAATCGGCGCGCCCGAGATCGGCGCGAAAAGCGGGAAGCATCCTTGTTGACCGGTGGGGCGGCGGCCACGTTCACCTCCGAATCGCACCCAACGCACTGTACGTTGCTGCCACCACTGTACGCCACTGTAGGAAGTACGGCTAGCGGCTCCCGTACCGGCAGCCATCCTTCGTCGCCGTCCAGCGTGGAAGCGTCTGCCGGCGGTCGGCAGAGCCGAAGTCCCACCACGGACCGAAGCTATTAG